TTACAACAGCATCCGCTACGCCTTCCTGCCCGTGGCGGAAAAGCAACGTCTGACGCGCCAGCTGGATCAACGTTACACGGAATTCGAAGCACGGATCGCGGCGCTGGACGCCGTGGCCGCGCGCGGCAAATAAAGTGTGACATCTCCCGGCCCGGCGTCCGCCGGGCCTCTACCTTGTCATAATTGGCGAGTGACTTTTGGCAATAAGTTAGTGGAAAATTAACTTATGTCGCCTTCTCGCTACAAAAATCTTCGTTACCCATGCGCTTCCACTGAATTTTTATCAAAAAAATTCCGCTGGAGAATGCCGCCCATATAATCCCGCCTTGTCACATTTCGGCTGAGTCAGCTTCGATTATGTCGCGTACAGACAACACTAACGCGGTGATTTATATGCCAAAGCTCTAAATAGCCAAGCCAAATCGAATTTGTCTGCTTGTCTGAAGCTCATGCATATTGGCGGCATTCCGCTGTATGACATCACTCCACCGCGTCACTTTGTTGAAACATTGTAACGATACAATCGCAGCCGCTTGTCGGCTGAAAGCGCCGGCTCACCAAGCAAAAAAATTCAAGCAGTACATCGTAGGGGAGGGCGTCCGCATGGGCGTCCAACAATAAATTGACGTTCTTTTTGGGGTATTCAATGATCACTCAACAACAGATCCGGCTCACCAAGTTGGCGCTGGCTTTGTCGGTTGCGTTGGCGGCTGCGCCGTCGTTCGCACAGAACACCACTTCGGCCATCGGCGGCCGTATCTCGAACGCCACCGGCGCACCAGCGGCCGGCGCGCAAGTGCAGATCCTGCACGTCGAGTCGGGTTCTGTCAGCAATGTCGTCACCGACGCCGAAGGCCGCTACACCGCGCGCGGCCTGCGCGTGGGCGGTCCTTACACGATTACCATCACCAAGGATGGCATCACCGAGACCCGCAATAACGTCTTCGTCGAACTGGCCCAGACCGCGACCGTCGACGCGACCGTCGGCATCCAGACCGTGACCGTGGCCGGCGTCGCCTCGCGCGCCGAGATCTTCTCGCGCAACTCGATGGGTTCGGGTACCTCGATCAGCAACACCGAACTGCAGACCCAGGCATCGATCCAGCGTAACCTGCAAGACTACGCCCGCCTCGACCCGCGCGTCTCGCAGACCGACAAGGACCGCGGCGAACTGTCCGTGGCCGGCCAGAACTCGCGCTACAACTCGATGACCATCGACGGCGTCGCGATCAACGACACCTTCGGCCTGGAAGCCAACGGCAGCCCGACCGCACGCCAGCCGATCTCGATCGAAGCGATCCAGTCGGTGCAGGTCAACGTCGCCAACTACGACGTGACCCAGAAAGGCTATACCGGCGCCAACATCAACGCCGTGACCAAGTCGGGCACCAACACCTACAAGGGCGGCGTCTACTACGTGTTCCGCAACGACACGATGGCCGGCGACCGTTACAACCCGATCACCGACGTCTACAGCGATCCGCCGAAGTCGAAGGAAACCACCAAGGGTATCTGGGCATCGGGCCCGCTGATCCAGGACAAGCTGTTCATCTTCGCCCTGGCCGAAAACTTCGAGAGCTCGCGTTCGAGCCCTGACTTCGGACCGATCGGCAGCGGCGCCGGCACCACCGTCGCCATCACCCCGGCTGCCATCGCCGAAGCCCAGCGCATCGCCCAGAGCCAGTACGGCGTCGACATCGGCAGCCCGGCCGTCCCGAGCGGCTCGATGCTGACCTCGAAAGAGCGCATGGTGAAGTTCGACTGGAACATCACCGACGACCACCGCGCCAACCTGCGTTACGCCAAGACCACCCAGGGCGAGCCGTTCTACCCGGGCTTCTCGGCCACCGGCGTCGGCCTGTCGTCGAGCTTCTACAACCAGGGCAAAGAGATCGAAACCGTGGTCGGCCAGATCTTCTCGGACTGGACCCCGAACTTCTCGACCGAGTTCAAATATTCGACCCGCGACTACGATTCGGTCCCGGTCAACAGCACGCAAATGCCGTCGATCGGCCTGCAGTTCATGGGCGCGCTGCCAGCCGGCGCACCGGCCGGTCTGTCGACCGCCAACCGCTTCCTGAACTTCGGTACCGAGTTCAGCCGTCATAACAACGTCCTGGGCAACGAGACCCGTGACGTGTATGCCGGCGCCAACTGGGTCGTGGGCGACCATGAAATCAAATTCGGCGCCGACCAGACCAATAACAAGGTCTACAACGCCTTCCTGCAGGGTATCTACGGTTCGTACACCTTCGCCTGCCTGGATTCGACCGACAGCAACTTCTACTCGTTCGGCGCGCTGACCTGCGCCGGCGCCTCGGCCGACCGCATCCAGCAAGCCGTCCTCGAGAACTTCCAGCGCGGCCGTCCGCTGAGCTACAGCCAGCAGCGCGCGCTGCCAGGCGCCTCGCTGAGCGACGCGATCGCCCAGTTCGAGACCAAGAACACCGGCCTGTTCATCCAGGACACCTGGTCCGTCAACGACCAGCTGACCCTGACCTACGGCGTGCGCTACGACAAGAACGACGTCAGCGGCCGTCCGCTGTACAACGCCGCTGCTGCGGCGCCAATGGTCGCCGCCAATGCAGCCACCGGCACCCGCCAGAGCGGCGGCTTCGGCCTGGACAACCGCCAGACCATCGACGGTACCGACCTGGTCCAGCCACGCTTCGGCTTCAACTACCGCTTCGACAAGTCGCCACGCCCAACGCAACTGCGTGGCGGTGTCGGCCTGTTCCAGGGCGCGGCAGCCACCGTCTGGATGTCGAACCCGTTCTCGGGCACCGGTGCGGCGACCGCCACCATCAGCTGCTCGGGCACCGGCGCGACCCGCTGCCCGACCACCGGTGGCCTGTTCAGCCCGAATCCTGATACCCAGCCAGGCATCACCGGCGCCATCCCGGCCGCTGACGTCAACTTCCTGGACCCGAACTTCCGCCAGCCATCGATCTGGAAAACCAACCTGGCGTTCGACACCGAACTGCCATGGGGCGGCCTGGTCTTCGGCGCAGAAGCGCTGTACACCAAGAACAAGAACGGCATCTACTATGAACACCTGAACCTGGGTGCGCCGACCCGCATCGGTACCGATGGCCGTCAACTGTTCTGGAACGCTGCCGGCCTGAACCAGGCTAGCTGGGGCGTGTCGAACAACACCGCCAACGTGATCACCAGCGCCGGCGCGCAGACCCGTTCGCTGAACAACCGCAGCTTCGGCAACGTGCTGGTGGCGCGTGACACCGACAAGGGCGATGCAAAAGTCCTGACCGCGTCGCTGTCGCGTCCGATGATGCAGGGCTTCGGCTGGTCGGTGGCCTACACCTACACCGATGCGACCGAAGTCTCGCCGCTGACCTCGTCGGTTGCGAACTCGAACTTCAACGGCCGTTCGGTGTTCAACCCGAACGAAGAAGTCGCCGCCGCTTCGAGCTATGCCATCAAGAACCGTGTGAACGCGTTCGTGAACTTCCGCAAGAAGTTCATCGACAACTACAACACGAGCCTGGGCATCTTCTACGAAGGT
This portion of the Telluria beijingensis genome encodes:
- a CDS encoding TonB-dependent receptor — translated: MITQQQIRLTKLALALSVALAAAPSFAQNTTSAIGGRISNATGAPAAGAQVQILHVESGSVSNVVTDAEGRYTARGLRVGGPYTITITKDGITETRNNVFVELAQTATVDATVGIQTVTVAGVASRAEIFSRNSMGSGTSISNTELQTQASIQRNLQDYARLDPRVSQTDKDRGELSVAGQNSRYNSMTIDGVAINDTFGLEANGSPTARQPISIEAIQSVQVNVANYDVTQKGYTGANINAVTKSGTNTYKGGVYYVFRNDTMAGDRYNPITDVYSDPPKSKETTKGIWASGPLIQDKLFIFALAENFESSRSSPDFGPIGSGAGTTVAITPAAIAEAQRIAQSQYGVDIGSPAVPSGSMLTSKERMVKFDWNITDDHRANLRYAKTTQGEPFYPGFSATGVGLSSSFYNQGKEIETVVGQIFSDWTPNFSTEFKYSTRDYDSVPVNSTQMPSIGLQFMGALPAGAPAGLSTANRFLNFGTEFSRHNNVLGNETRDVYAGANWVVGDHEIKFGADQTNNKVYNAFLQGIYGSYTFACLDSTDSNFYSFGALTCAGASADRIQQAVLENFQRGRPLSYSQQRALPGASLSDAIAQFETKNTGLFIQDTWSVNDQLTLTYGVRYDKNDVSGRPLYNAAAAAPMVAANAATGTRQSGGFGLDNRQTIDGTDLVQPRFGFNYRFDKSPRPTQLRGGVGLFQGAAATVWMSNPFSGTGAATATISCSGTGATRCPTTGGLFSPNPDTQPGITGAIPAADVNFLDPNFRQPSIWKTNLAFDTELPWGGLVFGAEALYTKNKNGIYYEHLNLGAPTRIGTDGRQLFWNAAGLNQASWGVSNNTANVITSAGAQTRSLNNRSFGNVLVARDTDKGDAKVLTASLSRPMMQGFGWSVAYTYTDATEVSPLTSSVANSNFNGRSVFNPNEEVAAASSYAIKNRVNAFVNFRKKFIDNYNTSLGIFYEGREGRPYSWTFNNDMNGDNLAGNDLMYIPTAFGSGEVVFYGDTANNRSNEQRFWDVVNANKGLHGSAGGVVKRNNSTAEWVNTFDVRISQEIPGLFKRNKATFTLDFMNFGNLLNKKWGRTEEISFQSNGGMARSFVDFAGLDASGKYVYVVRNDVERQDLKQAKGESQWAIQATLKYEF